GGTAAAAAAAAAGGTCAATGTATCTCCTTCCTTTAATCCATGTGTTCTGCAAAAGGTTCTCCAACCCTTACCAAATCTCGCATATGTGCGTCGTGGAACACCAAGAATCTTGCATTGAACTTCTTTGCCAGTTGGCCCTCTCAATAGCCAGTTGTAAACTTCACCTTGTCGTAGATATTCATAAACATGTGCAGGCAAATTCTGCAAGCATCATTACAACCTATTAGGAACCTTAATTAGCATGTTAAAAAGCTTAAGCAAATTAGTTTTACTATACCAGCTGACTTGAAGATACTTGATTTGGTGATAGCCTGGAGGCGAAAAAACAGGGATACACAATCCATTCTGGGTCCCTACTATTTTGGATCCGGGTGGATTCAGCCTGGCTTGAAATTGCAACATCAACAGTAGGGGGTGGGGGGGTTAAAACtggaggtggaggtgggggAAGGTAACATACTTCCTCAATACTTTCATTGTATATAAACAAATCAAAGTTGGAAAATCCCTGGAATTTGAGAAGCAACCAGTTCAACCCTTCCAAAGAATAATACTTCCGTATCTCCGGCAGACCTTTAAACAAATAGGGCTTTCCAGCATTTTTATCATATGAAACAAAATGAACCTTTCCAAAGGGATCAATCAACTTCCACTGGTTGAGTAGTTCATGATCAAATTCGTTAGCAAATTGTGGTGAAACTAAGGCTACTTCCTGCACATTCAAATTAAGTCAAAAAATATACACACATACACTAATAAAGCAAAATCTATATGATGAGCTTTATCACCTGGCCAGGTAATGTGAAAATGGCAATGGAGTCCCTACAACAAAGAAGATCATCTTCAAAATTCAGCTCCATCTACACAGTTGATTTTGGATATGTGGAATGAACTCACTGCACTCCGGTGTGTATACAAAGGATTATAAGTAGTTGCTACAATGGGTGTCTATGATATGCTGGCACAGTTGAATATTGGAGTCAAAGTTAAAAAACATGCATACCTTTTTGCAGAGCCTCAAGCAGAACTTAAGTTATTTCCAATTAGCCATCAAACCGTTTACTACCAATTCTACTTTTGGGTGGCTGAAATAATTAGTAGACGTTGTGTCAGAGTTGGGAATTCGTAAAAACGGGGTTGCCCTTATTGCAGCATTTATATTTGACTGTGTAATGTTTGAAAAAATATACTGACAAAGAAAGGAAACAGGTTTATTGATTATACCATATATCATGAATTAATTGACCTTCTTTGATTTGGTGGCCTTTCTTAAGCATGAATTATTACCTGAGCCTCTCAGTCGGTGAAAGGTGTTTATCAAAAAGACTTGGAAATACTGATTTTATTTGGCATCACTACATGGGCAGTATATTAGGATATAGATTGCAACCTGAAGCATCTTGACATAAGTTTTTTCAACTTAATAGTAGTAGATACAATATGTCTGGCATTAGATAACAGATTAGAGTATTTGGCTTATTACAGAATATAGATGGAAAACTAAAATAGTTAATGTACTGGATCAATGGGAAGTGGACAACATGGAACTGCCACAAAATTACACATATGATTTTAAGAGAGCCCCCCAAACTGTTTTGACCACGTAATTGTCTgcaaaaacatgacaaacatatataaaaaagaTATTGAAATGATATCCTTACAACAATGTTATAATTTAATACATATAAGAGTAAGATTTAAAACTTACAGTATTTCATATATGATGGTTCTTCAAACGTTTTGAAAAACTTCATTGTATACCACATTTTTGGTGACCTTTGAGATTAATCCATCTTCATCTAACAATAAAATTTTGAGACCTTTTCTGGACTTTACTCTTGATAAGGCAACATATAACTGTCCATGAGTAAATACTGGCTTAGGCAAATACAAACCGACATGAGAAAGCGTCTGaccttgacttttattaatcgtcattgcaaaacataaagcAATGGGAAACTGTCTCCTGACAAATTTAAATGGTAAACCAGAGTCTGTAGGTACTAAATCCATTCTTGATATAAGAACCTTCTCACCTAACTGCTTCCCTGATACTACATTGGCAACAATAACATTTTTTCCCATATCTTTAACAATCATTCTAGTACCATTACAAAGTCCACCTGCTTGGTCAATGTTGCGCAACAACATAATAGGGACACCcactttcaaactcaatttgTGATTTGGTATACCGGAACATTGAATATTATTGAGGAACTCAGTTGTGAACCATTCTGCTTCGACCTCTGAGTCTTCATCTGACCTGCAAGTTGTATCACAACTCAAATATTCTTTAATCTCACCTGGAATTTTACCTAGCATTTCAGTATTAATAATTTCTACACTTTCTAATGTAGGAGCCAAAATAGCCCTATCTTCAAAGAATTTGTAATTCTTTTCATTCAAATTTTGCAGCATTTGAGGGTAAGCAAAGTCAATCAAACTTTGAATTGGATTATCAGAGTCAAGAATAAGAAGATCATCTGGAATCTGAATTGTAGAATCTTCTGCATCAATTGTATTCACCTTTCCGTCACCAATGTCTAATAGCCAGTCAGCAAACCTTTTAATTTCAATCTTTTCATCATGACATTTTGAGCTAATAAGCCTCATGTTTTTGGTAAGTTTTAGCACATGACATTGCTTCCAAAGATAAGACGAATTGATTGTGGCACTAACAATTTCAGAACGACTTCCTTTCTGAATAACTGGCAAAATTTGCCTAAAATCTCCACCCAAAACCACCACTTTACCCCCAAAAGGCATGCCACTATCAACACTTTGATGCGACTTCATTATATCATTTAAAGTCCGGTCCAATGCTTCAAAACACCATTTATTGAGCATGGGTGCTTCATCCCATATGATCAAACTTGTTTTTTGTAACAACTCTGCCTTTAAAGAACCTTGTGATACATTGCAAGTTGAACTCTCTTTTATAGAAATTGGAATAGAAAACCTAGAATGTGCAGTTCTGCCACCAGGTAAAAGCAAAGAAGCAATACCACTTGAAGCAACATTTAATACAATCAACCCTTGTGCCCTAACAGCAGCTGATAATGTATTCCACAAATAGGTCTTACCAGTacctccaaaaccatataagAAAAAGAGACCTCCAGCTCTATTCATAACTGCATCCATTATGGATTTGTATATCTTATGTTGTTCAGCAGTTAATGAATTGAGTAATGATTTGTGCAAATCTTCCATTTCAGCTTTATCATAATTCAATTCATCCGCTACAAATTTGTTCTCAAATTGGGAGTCATCAAATAAGTGTGGAAATGGTAAGCATGGATAATCTTTTAAAGATCTTCCATTCATATGCAGTAGTTTCTCCAATTCTATTAAACAAAGATtctttaaatcatcatcatttaTATGAAGATCTACACCAAAAAAAACCCCAATAATTATCTCATGCAAATATATACATTAACATAATTTcgataaaaaaaatttccaaacCTGAATTGCGCAGCTTTTTCCTCCTTTCATAAACTATACTGTCAGACAAAATTCTCCAAGACTTTTCCCACACAAATTCAGGTTTGCTCATTGTGTTTGTTGTAAGCAACATTACAAAGAACTTTCGCAGCTGGGTACCTACAAAAATATATATGGTAATTAGATAATACTATCATGAACAACAGAGGAAGTTGATATAAATTTCGTGCTGTATTTTATGACAAATAAAAGACATTAATTGGATGTTACACACCTGATGCTAATTCATTTGCTTCCGTAATTGCATCTAAGAATTCCTTATCATCAGCTAATAATCCTAAGGCGTAACATGCGTCACGAAATGTAGGATATTCAACATCATCCACAGTGCGAATGCTCTCCCAACTTGTGCAACCTTTCTGTAGAGTCAATAAAATTCTCAAGTAATAAAGTTCACCAACTCCATGAGGAATATATTGGAGTCTTCCAATAGATGTCCCTTTCTTCCTTGGATGCCATGAATGAGTGTCTTCATCATATACAAAATGGGATGGGAACTCTGCATATGTAAACGCTTTTCCTTCACCATACTTACAATTGGCTTTCATCCAAGCTATAAACATAGTGTCTTTTTCAGTAGCCTTGTCTACCACGCGCTTTAAATCATCATGATCTTTAAAACAAACACTTTGTTTATTTGGAAGATGAAATGTCACTTTTTTAACCGAAGGCCATTTGACatgaataaataatttcaatgtCCTCCAAACTGCTTCACACGGAGTAAGGTATCtacaatcataatattgtttAATTTCATCTTTGACCTCAGTCTCCGTGCAATCTTTGTTCTGATTGGATATCTCAACATTTACTCTATCCGGCCCTTTGCTAACATATTTGAAGAGATATTTGATTGCATTTGACTTGTTGCAATATTCAACATTGATATGACCATTGTATAACATGAGTAATTGAGGATTATAAGGGACAACAAAACTATTATCCATGCGAATACCTTTCTTGTCCACATAAACTCCAGTGTCTCTTCTTTTATAAACAGGATaaccatcatcatcaattaTAGTGCTTTCTTGGAATTTTTTCGGAAAAAATTTACTGCACTTTCCATCTGTCATGCAAGGAGATTTGTAATGTCCCGAACCACAAGGCCCATGCAACATGTAAGTAGACAAAATACTTGTCACGTTTAGTGTTGGaggttaaaataaattataaaacatATGAAAATATAAGGATAATGATACATGTTAATAGTTATAAGTTGTAAGTGTATTAAAACAATGCATGCGGTGATGATAGTGGGGCAATAATGTCACATATAAAGACACgtcaaatttttaaatatagTATTAGAATTGCAACCAACTTTCATTCAATTGAAAATGGATGCTTTTTTGTCGTTGATAAAACTGGGTTTTAGGAACATAACTTGGTTGAGACAACTGAGATAAAAGTTAGCCATACAAAAGGGCACTGCGTTTTGTGCAGTCTGGAAGCACATTAAGAGGGGTAACCAGTAATATCTAGTATAACCATAGGAATTGGACACACAATGCTCCCTCTATTTGCAAATTAGTCCATCAAAAGTCTTACAATTTTGCATACTCTTTGGAGACATCATGAAATGAATTTTTAAGGACTATAATGCAATTCTAATTTGTGGACAGGGTGAATTGAAAATGTGTTTAACAATCCACAGCAACTAAAAGTGTTATTTTGCCCACACAAAATTCATTATTATCTTGTCTAGTATAGATGAGTACATGTAGTATCTAGTATATCCAT
This portion of the Lotus japonicus ecotype B-129 chromosome 3, LjGifu_v1.2 genome encodes:
- the LOC130742851 gene encoding uncharacterized protein LOC130742851, with product MLNKWCFEALDRTLNDIMKSHQSVDSGMPFGGKVVVLGGDFRQILPVIQKGSRSEIVSATINSSYLWKQCHVLKLTKNMRLISSKCHDEKIEIKRFADWLLDIGDGKVNTIDAEDSTIQIPDDLLILDSDNPIQSLIDFAYPQMLQNLNEKNYKFFEDRAILAPTLESVEIINTEMLGKIPGEIKEYLSCDTTCRSDEDSEVEAEWFTTEFLNNIQCSGIPNHKLSLKVGVPIMLLRNIDQAGGLCNGTRMIVKDMGKNVIVANVVSGKQLGEKVLISRMDLVPTDSGLPFKFVRRQFPIALCFAMTINKSQGQTLSHVGLYLPKPVFTHGQLYVALSRVKSRKGLKILLLDEDGLISKVTKNVVYNEVFQNV